AGTCCGGCCTCTTCGCGCACTGGCGGTCCAAGGAGGCGCTCCAGCTCGCCACCGTCGACCGGGCCGTCGAGCAGTGGCAGGAGCGGATCGTCGCGCCGGGCCTGCGCGCCCCGGCGGGCGTACGGCGGCTCTGGGCGCTGCACCGGGCCCGGATCGACTTCTACGCCGCCCGGGTGCTCCCCGGCGGCTGCTTCTTCGCCAGTACCGACTTCGAGTTCAACGCCCGTCCCGGCCCGGTTAGGGACCGGCTCGCCGAGGTGTTCGGCCGGTGGACCGCGTTCCTCGAACGGCTCGTCCGGGAGGCCGTGGACGCCGGCGAGCTCCCCGCCGACACCGACGTGTCGCAGTTGGCGTACGAGATCGACGCCCTCGGGATCGCCGCCGCGATGCGCTCGCGGCTGCTGGACCCCGACACCGCCTACCGGCACGCCCGCCAGGGTCTGCTGGACCGCCTCCGGGCGCTGTGCCCCGATCCCACCCTGCTATCGGAAG
This genomic interval from Micromonospora coxensis contains the following:
- a CDS encoding TetR/AcrR family transcriptional regulator; this encodes MTVDGRLARGDRTRSAALDAAVVLATEVGLDGLSLARLADTLGVSKSGLFAHWRSKEALQLATVDRAVEQWQERIVAPGLRAPAGVRRLWALHRARIDFYAARVLPGGCFFASTDFEFNARPGPVRDRLAEVFGRWTAFLERLVREAVDAGELPADTDVSQLAYEIDALGIAAAMRSRLLDPDTAYRHARQGLLDRLRALCPDPTLLSEGGLP